The sequence CATTGCTCCAGCCAATGGAAAGAAAGGGGATGAAAAACTGAACCAACTGGTAAAAATGACACCTCAAAAGGAGGTCCGCAGAAAGAGATATCCTCAAAATAATTTTGCAGGGGCGCAAGGCGAAGAAAAGAGCCAAAAGTGCACCATTTAAGGCCAAAAAGtgttttttgaaattcatttgtgcatgctcattttcaaaaaaaagagCTCTAGAGAAAAAAACCTGGTGAAGGCGAGATGGTGGAATGGGTGAGACCAAGGCACCGAACGGACATGGTGCGGAGCGTGAGGTAGCATGGGACACTAGATCGAGAGGTATGGCCCAAAAAATGAGCTCTTTTGTcgatttttttgttaattttgaaaacaaaaatcttATTTTGAGCAAATATAGGGTTTGGAGGGAAGGGGGGAGAAATCGGAGGCTGGCGGGAGCACAACCTCGCCAAAGCGAGGAGACCACCCGCAAACGCGAAGGAACCACCCCATGGCACAAGGGCGCAACCCCGCAAACTTGGGGTGCCACCCCATCGGTGGGGGAGAAACCTGCCCGTGTGGGGGGGGCAACCTCGCAAGAGCGGGGGCAAACCCCGTCGTCATGGGGGCACCACCCCGCAAACATGGGGGTGCCACCTTGTGAACGCGGGGGTGCCATCCCACCGATGGGGGGAGCAACCCTGCCCATGCAAGGGCACAGCCCTATAAGAGCAGGGGAAATCCCGCTGGCGTGGGGGTGCTGCCCCACAGGCGAAGGGACCAGTGGGACAGCTGTCCTGCACGTTtgaaagaaaagaaggggaaaaggaagaaaagaaaaaaaaggagcAGGGAAAAAAAGAGAGCTCTCGTAGGAAGACGCAGTCTTGCAAAAGGGACTGCTAGATGGGACGACGAAAAACACCTATTTGCCAAAGAAGGGAAAGCAAGTCGCCAAAAAGGCGAACAGGGGGCTGGGAAAAGGAAAGGCAAAGGATTGATAAGTTGTTGTTTGCTTGATGTGCAGTGGAGTGTGGAAATTATTTCAAGTCGTGAGAGACATTTTGAGGTACTGAGGCTTGGAGAGGAGTTGAACGATGTAGAGTGTgcacacattgatgtgatagggTTGGGTTATGTGGCACAGATGCCAAACATTCGGTCACACATGGCAATGCTGAGAGCGTTGATAGAGCGATGGAGGAGTGAGACCTCTACCTTCCACCTGCCTGCAGGTGAGATGACCatgacccttgaggatgtataccggatCATGAGACTGTCGATACGAGGAGCTCAGTATATTGCAGGGAGGTTCGAGCAGGCGGAGGTCGTTAGACTCTTAGCTGGAGGAGAGATTCCCTTGCGTTGGGGGATGTTATCACTGGATCATGCGATGGCACAAGCACCACTAGATAGGCTGATATACATCTATGTCTGTGCACTTGTCAATGGTTACATCATACCAGATCGTGGTGAGAGGTTTATTGTACTAGGGATGATCCCAGTGGTTGTAGAGGCAGTGCACAGCGACAGACCGATGGCCTGGGGGACCTTGGTGCTGACAAAGCTATACAGGGAGCTCCATGAGATCATATATCATCCAGGCAAGGGATTCAGATTCATCACacttttataggtatgggcatgggagcatattgttGCCACGCAACCAGTGCCTAGGCTGGATAGGGATGCAGTCGAGCCTGTGGCATCCAGCTAGTGGGGAGCACTGAGATATGAGGTTATTGATGATATTGACCATTGGAGGGAGACTCTCGATAGATTGACAGTGGATGCTATCACATTGAGACCATATATGGGGATCCCTCCATGGCCAGAGCATCAATGACACATGTCGTACATGATGACAGGGGGATACATCATCGAAAGGTGGGAGTGGTTGATCGAGATGTATCATCCAGACCAGGTGTAGGGACAGTTTGGGTAGATATAGGATGTACCTGCAGCACCACATAGATTCTGACATACCACCTGAGAGAGGGTGGTAGGTTTCGGCCCTTAGTATAGGATAGAGTAGGTATCATTGACAGGTGGACTCAGATGGCTCCAGTTACATGGGATCCACGAGGGGGACCGACAGATGCAGGGGTCACAATAGCTTATATAGAGTGGTGGGCAAAGGCTAGACCGAGGCCAGTTGGGGGATCGGGATTGGCACCGATCATAGAGAGGAGGGCACAGGCACTGGCCAAGGGGAGCAAGATTGGACACTATCATCCAGCCAGATGATCAACTGAGATAGTGGTAGAGCGCGTGATCTGGATGAGGTCCAGATCAGCAACAGGGCGAGAGGCTCAAAGGACAACAGAGGAGAGGAGACAACACCCATGGAGGTGGACTCATCACTAGAGGTAGTGATAGGGGGATCAGAGGAGGAGGGGCAAGCTAGAGGTAGGAGCTTAGTGAGACCGATACCTACCAGGATAGACAAGAGGGATGAGAGGGGAGAGGGGTCTGGAGTATCACCAAACTAGGCAACATGGACTCGCGCCCTTGAGGAGGCATTGAGGAGGAAAAAGCATAGACTATAGGGTGTCACTACAGAGAGAGATAGCCTGCACAGGGAGAGAGACGGCCTACTCGGGGAGAGAGATGAATTGCACGAGGAGAGAGATGCTACAAAGGGGGCTAGGAGATAGCTACAAACAGAGAGAGACAAGATCCTCCAGGAGAGGGATTCAACAGAGAGTGTCAGGGCACAACTGCAGGCAAAGAGGGATGCAACAATAGCTATGAGAGAGGCGATGGAGCACTCTTGATGAAGGACGAAGGAGATAGTGGCCCACTACCAGAGGTAGAGGGATGAGGCAAGGAGACAGGTTGCACCCATCAGGGGCAAAGGGGAGCTAGTGCAGGTTGTGTGACAATAGATGGTTGAGATGGAGGCCCTATCTCATTAGGTCAAATGGTACAGGGGTCGATATAAGCAGGAAGTACCAACTGAGTTGAGGGAGCAGTATGTACCACCTCCTCGGGCTAGGGAAATTATTTCCTCACACAATGGAGGATCTAGCAGGGGGACAGGGAGATCCAGCCACAGCACAGATGGATCAACCAAAAGGAGGGCTCAAACAGAGGACACTACAGTGTTAGGATCAGGATCCGCACAGGGATCACCGAGATAGGGATAGGGGCAGGGATAGGGACCAACCGAGTTACCAAAGAGCAAATGACTATACAGATGATgcagtttttgatatttttggtacaCCATACAACGGacatggagatatatatatatgttttgtacCCATTTTCTTTTGCACCTCATGCGTGTGATGAGCATGATAAGTGATCACCAGTCCGCATTATACTATATTTACTTACTATATCTTTTGATTAGATACTTCAGATGATGTACACAGTGATATATGTGTACATTTTGTATTAACATACATTATTGAGATCATGATGATATTTATGACATACATTTCGTTCTGAGTCCGCCATATGATGTTTGTCTATGAGATTTTTGATGCATGTATGAATGTATATGATGCCATGATatattcttcatatgatttatgcttttatgattaTGAGATGCATGGATGTATGATAGAGGTTATATGCGACGAACTGACTCATTGGTGATGTAGGATGTGATGATATTATGTATGTATGACATGAGCTATGAATGCATATGATGTGATTGGATATATGGATTATGTGCTAACCCATATGTGATGCAGGATGTTACGAAGAATAAAATGCATGTGATAGGATATGATAGATATGGATTATGTGCTAGCCCATATGTGATGCAGGATGCGATGGATACTGCTCCAAGAGAACCCGATCGGACAAGTGAGGGAGGAAACGGACAAGGGAATGTGTGCACATCCCAAGGAGGAAGGGAGGGATCAAATGCAAATGGAGATGCAATGAAGATGAGGAAAATCAATGGAGCACGAACATCCGCATAAAATGGGATGCCATGTAGTGAGcatttattttgatttagcattgtctATGAGTCAACCAAGGTATAGAGAACCAAGGTTGAATTTCAcagccaatgcatggactgacacgTATGCACAGACATGTAGGCCAATCCAGCATCACACAAAGTTATAGAAACCATGTAGGAAATGATGCCAGAATGACCACAAGCAGAAGATAtaccccaatgtaacatgagataacaAAGACCACATGAGGGAACAACAAAGGGACATACCAAAAAGACATGCCAGGCAAAAAACCAAAGAGCAGCAAGATCTCCTCCTAAGCTCTATTAttcctagcacaccatgatataaaagatcatggtGACCAAGAGGAAATAGGATTCAAGGAGCTTTGAAAGATAAACAAAGATCGAAAAGAATCTGAAATCAATACAAGTTGTCACAGATGTCTTTTGTCGATAGGACAACAGACGGATGAAGATCGATGATGTTGTCTGAATAGAGGAAGGAGACATCCTGTGCAGACTGATGATAGGTGTTGCAGACATGAGAATGATATATCTCAAGATAAGACCCGGGCGGATGATGGACAAACCGAGAATTGACAAAAGGACCTAAGAGACACGTGAAGATCCAGATACTAAACAATCCTGCTAAAGAACTAGCCAGAAGGAGAAGATCTCACCGAGCGAGACAAGGAACCAATAAACTAGGTACAACGAAAACCCTATATACAAGGTAGCCTATGAACAACGAAAGACCAGTGATGCATAGAGGTACAAGAACGAGCAAGATACTTACAAGGATTATGTACAAGCGACGAGGATGGAGGTCAATGGAGATGTGGATATCATGGGATATCATGCCTAAAGGAGATGGAGGCAAAGGAGATGGATGAAATGAGATGGAATGGGATGCGGGTACCATGAGATATTGTGCGGGGAAAGAGAGATGATGGTGGTGGGTAGTGATAGATACTGCGCCAAGAAGGGTTAAAAGGAAGGCCCAAAAGATAATGAAACTGCCCTTTGGTACATATGACACatgtttccaggttttcaccatatatacatgcccaaggcgccacaagaagtggtttacACCAAAGgatggatttttttaattttttgggggaatttttttatttttttgatatttttttatttttttatttttttgagaattttctgattttcaaaaatctgatGTACACTGCCACAGACTAGGCATAGAACTTCAGGTGCAGAATGTTAAGGAGATCATTGAGAGGTTCCCCTTCTAGAGTGGATAACTGATATGCacctaaaccatattttgttgtgatcacatatggACCGAACCAATTTgctttaaactttcctttcttttggaAGTCTTGTTGATTCAGTGGGTTTTCTCTTAGGACTAGATCACCCACTTCAAACTCATGATGGTGGACATTCTTCTAATATTGCCTCTTTAGGAAGATTTGATATATTTGCATATGATCATAGGCTTTTTGGCATTGTTCATCAAGAAGATCTAGTTGTGGTGGCTCCCATAGGAGTCTGAAACAAAACCCTTCAGAGAGATGCACAGTGATGGTAGTTCGACCTCAATCGGTAAGATCGCTTCTGCACCATAAACAAGGGAGTAGGGGGTGGCTCTTGTAGGAGTCCGAATACTAGTTCGGTAAGCTCATAAGGCGGGATTGAGATTGAGGTGCCAGTCACGACTAGTTTCATTGACAATTTTCT is a genomic window of Cryptomeria japonica chromosome 7, Sugi_1.0, whole genome shotgun sequence containing:
- the LOC131856553 gene encoding protein MAINTENANCE OF MERISTEMS-like; this translates as MGVPPCERGGAIPPMGGATLPMQGHSPIRAGEIPLAWGCCPTGEGTSGTAVLHWSVEIISSRERHFEVLRLGEELNDVECAHIDVIGLGYVAQMPNIRSHMAMLRALIERWRSETSTFHLPAGEMTMTLEDVYRIMRLSIRGAQYIAGRFEQAEVVRLLAGGEIPLRWGMLSLDHAMAQAPLDRLIYIYVCALVNGYIIPDRGERFIVLGMIPVVVEAVHSDRPMAWGTLVLTKLYRELHEIIYHPGKGFRFITLL